One Primulina huaijiensis isolate GDHJ02 chromosome 5, ASM1229523v2, whole genome shotgun sequence DNA segment encodes these proteins:
- the LOC140976879 gene encoding uncharacterized protein, which produces MGRGKFKGKPTGRRQFSTPEQMMAGTSASRPRTFKQEVAEVEEDERSDVESEEESEDEPEKQKGAEGVIQIENPNLVKTKNLKARDVDMEKTTELSRREREEIEKQKAHERYMKLQEQGKTEQARKDLDRLALIRQQRAEAAKKREEEKAAKEQKKVEARK; this is translated from the exons ATGGGAAGAGGGAAGTTCAAGGGCAAGCCCACCGGCCGCCGCCAGTTCTCCACGCCTGAACAGATGA TGGCTGGTACATCTGCATCTCGTCCTCGCACATTTAAACAG GAAGTGGCTGAAgtggaagaagatgagagatcTGATGTAGAATCTGAAGAGGAGTCTGAGGATGAACCTGAA AAACAAAAAGGTGCAGAGGGTGTCATTCAGATTGAAAATCCTAATTTGGTGAAGACAAAGAACTTGAAAGCACGCGATGTTGAT ATGGAGAAAACAACTGAGCTTTCAAGGCGGGAAAG AGAGGAGATCGAAAAGCAGAAAGCTCATGAGAGGTACATGAAGCTGCAAGAACAAGGGAAAACTGAACAAGCAAGGAAAGACTTGG ATCGCCTGGCCCTTATACGACAGCAAAGGGCTGAAGCTGCTAAGAAGCGAGAGGAGGAGAAAGCTG CAAAGGAACAGAAGAAGGTGGAAGCTcgcaaataa
- the LOC140976880 gene encoding negative regulator of systemic acquired resistance SNI1 isoform X2: MEMRRIAGEGAYGGMEENTMAMLDNSGFSRSKFCHHLKDDRLAFLEAVRTASLLSDNGSAPTRKMFEAIFHILKDVDSLDLIMESYQLLIELHKHFPRVFLSKVQSESSSSSNNLFKLSVVQEVWLPFTFGLDPYNNEANKPSRGSVDSLGFHSLIQEVATVDKVRKSEVMELMFLKNMLLLQYLIIFLEGDFLPRNCAFKEESNWTFLRESLLNMLLGSRKILYKSLIKDCLSLMHVLSREAMSFEDLSYHESSSMESSQESNTAVALALPEAKKSTCAALNKFFLMVMELDSSRSSADMQGLTTRADGVRTPVVEIILDELIYDNDIRCSFLQVFDEPIWKLKIIIQYFQKYIPKSSVQTRRSNGPVNDETFDGILKYLANGNNTRSIIKKICTEVIQLLLAHAFQAYLALQLKCASDGSAVSPEDIKSISSVKICNSLISAFMCLKREDRLELNFIGKEVLFMAATILSTKSQGL; encoded by the exons ATGGAGATGCGAAGGATTGCTGGCGAAGGGGCGTATGGAGGAATGGAAGAGAACACTATGGCCATGCTCGACAACTCCGGTTTCAGTCGCTCCAAATTCTGTCATCACCTCAAGGATGACA GGCTTGCTTTTCTTGAAGCTGTTCGGACTGCTTCTCTTCTCTCTGATAATGGAAGCGCGCCTACCAG GAAAATGTTTGAGGCAATTTTTCATATTCTAAAGGACGTGGATTCACTAGATCTAATAATGGAAAGTTATCAGCTTCTCATTGAATTGCATAAG CATTTTCCTCGGGTTTTCTTGTCGAAAGTACAGTCAgaatcatcttcatcttcaaacaatcttttcaaattatcTGTAGTTCAAGAG GTGTGGCTGCCATTTACTTTTGGGTTGGACCCTTACAATAATGAAGCCAACAAACCCTCAAGAGGGTCAGTGGACTCCTTG GGTTTTCATTCTCTGATACAAGAAGTTGCTACAGTGGATAAAGTGAGAAAATCTGAAGTAATGGAACTTATG TTCCTGAAGAATATGCTACTGCTTCAGTATCTCATCATATTCCTTGAAGGAGATTTTCTACCTCGAAATTGTGCATTTAAAG AAGAATCGAACTGGACCTTTTTGAGGGAGTCACTTTTGAACATGCTTCTG GGGTCAAGGAAAATTCTGTACAAAAGTTTAATAAAGGACTGCTTGTCGCTCATGCATGTCTTGTCTCGAGAGGCCATGTCGTTTGAAGATTTGAGCTACCACGAGAGTTCTTCAATGGAATCATCACAAGAAAGCAATACAGCCGTGGCATTAGCATTGCCTGAAGCAAAAAAGTCCACATGTGCTGCCCTGAATAAATTTTTCTTGATG GTCATGGAGTTGGATTCATCACGCAGCAGTGCTGATATGCAAGGGCTTACCACCAGGGCTGATGGTGTTAG GACTCCAGTCGTGGAGATCATTTTAGATGAACTTATTTATGACAATGACATCCGGTGCTCCTTTCTTCAG GTATTTGATGAACCGATATGGAAGCTTAAAATTATCATACAATATTTCCAGAAGTACATTCCAAAG TCTTCTGTCCAAACTAGGAGGTCAAATGGTCCAGTCAATGATGAGACGTTTGATGGAATTTTGAAGTATCTGGCCAACGGTAATAACACAAGGagcatcattaaaaaaatttgcacaGAGGTTATTCAGTTACTCTTGGCACATGCTTTTCAG GCATATTTAGCGCTACAACTTAAGTGTGCCTCTGATGGTAGTGCTGTTTCCCCAGAAGATATCAAGAGTATCTCCTCAGTGAAAATCTGCAATAGCTTAATATCTGCTTTTATGTGTCTTAAAAGAGAAGATCG TTTGGAGTTAAACTTTATCGGTAAAGAAGTGCTGTTTATGGCTGCGACCATCCTCTCAACAAAATCACAGGGTCTCTAA
- the LOC140976880 gene encoding negative regulator of systemic acquired resistance SNI1 isoform X1, which yields MEMRRIAGEGAYGGMEENTMAMLDNSGFSRSKFCHHLKDDRLAFLEAVRTASLLSDNGSAPTRKMFEAIFHILKDVDSLDLIMESYQLLIELHKHFPRVFLSKVQSESSSSSNNLFKLSVVQEVWLPFTFGLDPYNNEANKPSRGSVDSLGFHSLIQEVATVDKVRKSEVMELMFLKNMLLLQYLIIFLEGDFLPRNCAFKEESNWTFLRESLLNMLLGSRKILYKSLIKDCLSLMHVLSREAMSFEDLSYHESSSMESSQESNTAVALALPEAKKSTCAALNKFFLMVMELDSSRSSADMQGLTTRADGVRTPVVEIILDELIYDNDIRCSFLQVFDEPIWKLKIIIQYFQKYIPKSSVQTRRSNGPVNDETFDGILKYLANGNNTRSIIKKICTEVIQLLLAHAFQAYLALQLKCASDGSAVSPEDIKSISSVKICNSLISAFMCLKREDRSLELNFIGKEVLFMAATILSTKSQGL from the exons ATGGAGATGCGAAGGATTGCTGGCGAAGGGGCGTATGGAGGAATGGAAGAGAACACTATGGCCATGCTCGACAACTCCGGTTTCAGTCGCTCCAAATTCTGTCATCACCTCAAGGATGACA GGCTTGCTTTTCTTGAAGCTGTTCGGACTGCTTCTCTTCTCTCTGATAATGGAAGCGCGCCTACCAG GAAAATGTTTGAGGCAATTTTTCATATTCTAAAGGACGTGGATTCACTAGATCTAATAATGGAAAGTTATCAGCTTCTCATTGAATTGCATAAG CATTTTCCTCGGGTTTTCTTGTCGAAAGTACAGTCAgaatcatcttcatcttcaaacaatcttttcaaattatcTGTAGTTCAAGAG GTGTGGCTGCCATTTACTTTTGGGTTGGACCCTTACAATAATGAAGCCAACAAACCCTCAAGAGGGTCAGTGGACTCCTTG GGTTTTCATTCTCTGATACAAGAAGTTGCTACAGTGGATAAAGTGAGAAAATCTGAAGTAATGGAACTTATG TTCCTGAAGAATATGCTACTGCTTCAGTATCTCATCATATTCCTTGAAGGAGATTTTCTACCTCGAAATTGTGCATTTAAAG AAGAATCGAACTGGACCTTTTTGAGGGAGTCACTTTTGAACATGCTTCTG GGGTCAAGGAAAATTCTGTACAAAAGTTTAATAAAGGACTGCTTGTCGCTCATGCATGTCTTGTCTCGAGAGGCCATGTCGTTTGAAGATTTGAGCTACCACGAGAGTTCTTCAATGGAATCATCACAAGAAAGCAATACAGCCGTGGCATTAGCATTGCCTGAAGCAAAAAAGTCCACATGTGCTGCCCTGAATAAATTTTTCTTGATG GTCATGGAGTTGGATTCATCACGCAGCAGTGCTGATATGCAAGGGCTTACCACCAGGGCTGATGGTGTTAG GACTCCAGTCGTGGAGATCATTTTAGATGAACTTATTTATGACAATGACATCCGGTGCTCCTTTCTTCAG GTATTTGATGAACCGATATGGAAGCTTAAAATTATCATACAATATTTCCAGAAGTACATTCCAAAG TCTTCTGTCCAAACTAGGAGGTCAAATGGTCCAGTCAATGATGAGACGTTTGATGGAATTTTGAAGTATCTGGCCAACGGTAATAACACAAGGagcatcattaaaaaaatttgcacaGAGGTTATTCAGTTACTCTTGGCACATGCTTTTCAG GCATATTTAGCGCTACAACTTAAGTGTGCCTCTGATGGTAGTGCTGTTTCCCCAGAAGATATCAAGAGTATCTCCTCAGTGAAAATCTGCAATAGCTTAATATCTGCTTTTATGTGTCTTAAAAGAGAAGATCG GAGTTTGGAGTTAAACTTTATCGGTAAAGAAGTGCTGTTTATGGCTGCGACCATCCTCTCAACAAAATCACAGGGTCTCTAA